Proteins from a single region of Arctopsyche grandis isolate Sample6627 chromosome 1, ASM5162203v2, whole genome shotgun sequence:
- the p gene encoding WD40 repeat domain-containing protein pink: MSSGVEVCSGGIAGAETGVGPGMGTLEAPQLLVERPLPPGLAFPQNCSHRIKYTCFDVSNLFLIFGATSGGLYVFNRDSCEFIQLIPNKEGAITKITISPDEKCLAFSTHKGIVCVCDCGTNVGTYMKSSILQMSKEHQGNEVTFMIWNENGSELYIGDDVGTVSVLHVSKSITKNVFQTPVFSLMHLDSRIVQLDIKENLLLVSTLTRCFICDTSKEHYAQIGQKLRDGEYGACFFYEINCSESPDCNMHLNDQNCNRVDKTFNILDGEQLNYLETLEHLKIFCARPGSRFWEVRTDGTVICTHQFKQLLAVPPINIISANHFENDNFDVVSNNDKVQDIQILSFSKVQMLRNRYLVTFTKEGIYIFDPKKPALVLWTDQYNDILDCKIINDLIYLWRTSGNITLLSFCTVENFLLKCYTNLKYKLCAQVCALYATLLLEFIPNFNKLHLISGLGEKLLENNEVELYDKINIVLEEIGKLKKSNGQKLKSGIVVVENSFLAKAASADDGDGNPFISISSLDMPNKSNNDEESSLFQKHPEAMKVIKDISITFSDKLNVGTLKLMQKWNNLEDKMKKIGSDKKYCEPLNVKSDDDLEMAPVDNIDLIEENLDIVYNRNQNDTVETKSINTETKENLTVKSIYQHIKLSDINKLDCSDTIYRILTRVACDICSVYQIIKNVEEYMISMGDSLDYSKHCCGKLLLQYVCKTSNLSDTIDSVIADEVVCSYFLQAFINLNSCSKFMTSCDCGFPLPTRYSSQTPEFTDVLNIFIEKRWSSSQNEECYDICKKVPYMWRKILLLRKSEDLVNLLYLILQILDEELLYMYLPRFTVDTWKIAVKLLGTLKKQECLNCGKRFEFPVEGGFRSKAMLNWDSIARLMLKTVGSVNATNILKTYSDFIPTNELSLKFYHSCLFIKLFEKYDGTINNKIIDTIYDSYNFEEAVLEMCNHLKCCLNGNLSHTALPLSVASKSQHWGLKIRYKYIETSSEDLSGPHQPDLLQNLIDLDLSANTIRNWKHYRVGMDLEQTLEYVNEICPNRECFHCCLPLTSRVLIADGGLWVFACGHTFHGTCLSVLQIKLCPICFKGR; the protein is encoded by the exons ATGTCGAGTGGTGTGGAGGTGTGTTCCGGTGGGATAGCGGGAGCTGAGACGGGAGTGGGTCCGGGGATGGGGACCTTAGAAGCACCCCAACTGTTGGTGGAGAGGCCTCTGCCCCCGGGGCTCGCATTCCCTCAAAATTGTTCACATAGAATCAAG TACACATGCTTTGATGTATCTAATTTGTTTCTAATATTCGGCGCTACTAGTGGAGGACTCTACGTTTTTAATCGAGATTCGTGTGAATTTATTCAACTTATACCGAATAAG GAAGGGGCTATAACTAAAATTACAATATCGCCAGATGAGAAGTGTCTCGCTTTTTCAACGCACAAAGgcattgtgtgtgtttgtgactGTGGAACAAATGTGGGTACTTATATGAAATCGTCCATCTTACAAATGTCTAAAGAACATCAGGGAAATGAAGTTACTTTTATGATTTGGAATGAAAATGGCAGTGAATTGTATATCGGCGATGATGTCGGAACTGTGTCTGTGTTGCATGTTTCAAAATCAATT acCAAAAATGTTTTTCAGACACCTGTATTTTCACTAATGCATCTAGATTCTCGTATTGTTCAATTGgatattaaagaaaatttactATTGGTATCAACACTTACACGGTGCTTTATCTGTGATACTTCAAAAGAGCATTATGCTCAAATTGGCCAAAAATTAAGAGATGGAGAATATGGCGCATGTTTCTTTTATGAAATTAATTGCAGTGAATCTCCAGACTGTAATATGCATTTAAATGACCAAAATTGTAATAGAGTAGATAAAACTTTCAACATTTTAGATGGGGAACAACTGAATTATTTGGAAACTTtagaacatttaaaaatattttgcgcCAGACCCGGGTCCCGGTTTTGGGAGGTTAGAACTGACGGAACTGTTATTTGCACCCACCAGTTTAAACAATTATTAGCTGTACCTCCAATTAATATCATCTCTGCAAATCActttgaaaatgacaattttgaTGTTGTTTCCAACAACGATAAAGTACaagatatacaaattttaagctTTTCTAAAGTACAAATGCTGAGAAATAGATATTTAGTAACATTCACCAAAGaaggtatttatatttttgatccgAAAAAACCTGCTCTAGTTTTATGGACAGACCAATATAATGATATATTAGATTGTAAAATAATCAATGACCTAATTTATTTGTGGAGAACATCTGGTAATATTACTTTATTATCTTTTTGCACTGTAGAgaattttttgttgaaatgtTATACAAATCTTAAATATAAACTTTGTGCGCAAGTATGTGCACTGTACGCCACTTTACTTCTTGAATTTATTCCTAATTTCAACAAACTACACTTGATATCAGGTCTCGGTGAAAAACTTTTGGAAAATAATGAAGTAGAATTATATGACAAAATTAACATAGTATTGGAAGAAATTGGCAAATTGAAGAAAAGTAATGGTCAAAAGTTGAAATCTGGAATTGTAGTTGTTGAAAACAGCTTTTTAGCTAAGGCTGCATCTGCTGATGATGGAGATGGAAATCCATTTATAAGTATATCTTCTTTAGATATGCCTAACAAATCTAATAATGATGAGGAGTCGTCTTTATTTCAAAAGCACCCAGAAGCTATGaaagttataaaagatataagtATTACCTTCAGTGATAAATTAAATGTTGGTACGTTAAAGTTGATGCAAAAGTGGAACAATTTGGAAGATAAGATGAAGAAGATAGGTTCAGATAAAAAATACTGTGAACCACTAAACGTTAAAAGTGATGATGATTTGGAGATGGCGCCAGTTGATAATATTGACTTGATTGAAGAAAATCTTGATATTGTATATAACAGAAACCAAAATGACACAGTGGAAACTAAATCAATTAATACAGagacaaaagaaaatttaacaGTGAAATCAATTTATCAGCATATAAAGCTGAgcgatataaataaattggatTGTAGTGACACAATTTACAGAATATTGACTAGGGTTGCTTGTGATATTTGCAGCGTTTATCAAATAATCAAAAACGTCGAGGAATATATGATCTCAATGGGGGATTCTCTAGATTATTCAAAGCATTGTTGTGGTAAACTTCTCTTACAATATGTTTGCAAAACCTCCAATTTGAGTGATACAATAGATTCTGTGATAGCCGATGAGGTTGTATGCTCGTATTTCCTGCaagcttttattaatttaaattcctGTTCAAAATTTATGACAAGCTGTGACTGCGGATTTCCCTTGCCTACCAGATATTCCAGTCAAACTCCAGAGTTTACagatgtattaaatatttttattgagaaACGATGGAGTAGTAGTCAGAATGAGGAGTGCTATGACATTTGTAAAAAAGTGCCTTACATGTGGAGGAAGATATTACTTTTGCGCAAAAGTGAGGATTTGGTGAATCTCTTGTATTTAATACTACAAATATTGGATGAAGAGTTGCTTTACATGTATTTGCCTCGGTTCACCGTTGACACTTGGAAGATTGCCGTTAAACTGTTGGGAACATTAAAGAAACAAGAATGTCTCAACTGTGGTAAACGTTTTGAATTTCCAGTAGAAGGCGGGTTTCGCAGTAAAGCCATGCTGAATTGGGATTCTATCGCAAGATTAATGCTGAAGACAGTCGGCTCTGTAAACGCCACTAATATACTGAAAACCTACTCAGATTTCATACCCACCAATGAATTGTCGCTTAAGTTTTATCACTCTTGCTTGTTTATTAagctatttgaaaaatatgacggtacaataaataataaaataatagacaCTATTTATGACTCGTACAATTTTGAAGAAGCAGTCTTGGAG ATGTGCAATCATTTGAAGTGTTGTCTCAATGGAAACTTGTCCCATACTGCACTTCCATTGTCGGTAGCTTCAAAATCCCAGCACTGGGGATTGAAAATTcgttataaatatattgaaacatCATCCGAAGACTTGAGCGGTCCACATCAGCCAGATTTACTGCAGAATCTTATTGATCTTGATTTATCTGCAAATACTATCAGAAATTGGAAGCATTATCGAGTTGGAATGGATCTGGAGCAGACATTAGAATATGTTAATGAAATCTGTCCGAATAGGGAATGCTTTCATTGTTGCCTTCCGTTGACCAGCAGAGTCCTTATTGCAGATGGTGGGTTGTGGGTTTTTGCTTGCGGTCACACGTTTCATGGAACCTGCTTGTCTGTATTGCAGATAAAATTATGTCCTATATGCTTTAAAGGTAGATGA